Proteins encoded by one window of Enterococcus faecalis:
- a CDS encoding DUF871 domain-containing protein: MKRALGVSVYPDHSDINQDKAYLKKASECGFTRIFMSMLEVTDGKEAVQKKFKELISYAKNLGFETILDVVPSIFDELEISYDDLTFFSELGADGIRLDTGFDGNKEAMLTFNPFGVAIELNMSNDVAYLDNILTYEANRPFLYGCHNFYPQAATALPYDFFEKCSIRFKKEGIRTAAFISSQVGEIGPWDVNDGLPTLEMHRQLPVTVQAKHLFATNLIDDVVIGNAYASNEELEALGQLNRYQTELTIVFEEATSEIEKEIVTKNQHFRRGDITQQMIRSTEVRKKYKNEANPPHDNQAMLQPGDVVVGNDAFGKYKNELQVVLEPHQDSRKNRVGRIIEEELVLLEFIKPWTKFRFIEK, encoded by the coding sequence ATGAAAAGAGCATTAGGTGTATCAGTTTATCCAGATCATAGTGATATCAATCAAGATAAAGCGTATTTAAAAAAAGCCAGCGAATGTGGGTTTACTCGAATTTTTATGAGTATGTTAGAAGTGACCGATGGCAAAGAAGCGGTTCAGAAAAAATTTAAAGAATTAATTAGTTATGCGAAAAATTTAGGATTTGAAACAATTTTAGATGTCGTTCCAAGTATCTTTGATGAATTGGAAATTTCATATGATGATTTGACTTTTTTCAGCGAATTAGGAGCTGATGGGATTCGATTGGATACAGGGTTTGATGGAAATAAAGAAGCCATGTTGACGTTTAATCCATTCGGCGTGGCTATTGAGCTGAATATGAGTAATGATGTTGCTTATCTTGATAACATTTTGACGTATGAAGCGAATCGACCTTTCTTATATGGTTGTCATAACTTTTATCCACAAGCGGCAACTGCATTGCCGTATGATTTCTTTGAAAAATGTAGCATCCGCTTTAAAAAGGAAGGTATTCGGACAGCTGCTTTTATTTCATCACAGGTAGGTGAAATTGGTCCTTGGGATGTGAATGATGGGCTACCTACTTTAGAAATGCATAGACAGTTGCCAGTCACTGTTCAAGCTAAACATTTATTTGCAACAAATTTAATTGATGATGTTGTTATTGGAAATGCTTATGCTTCCAACGAAGAATTAGAAGCATTGGGTCAGTTGAATCGTTATCAAACAGAATTGACCATTGTTTTTGAAGAAGCGACTTCTGAAATTGAAAAAGAAATCGTAACAAAAAATCAACATTTTCGCCGTGGAGATATCACTCAGCAGATGATTCGTTCCACAGAAGTGCGTAAAAAATATAAAAATGAAGCTAATCCCCCACATGATAATCAAGCAATGCTACAACCTGGAGATGTTGTTGTGGGAAATGATGCATTTGGAAAATACAAAAATGAATTACAAGTCGTTTTAGAACCACATCAAGACTCACGCAAAAATCGAGTAGGGCGTATTATAGAAGAAGAACTTGTATTATTAGAATTCATTAAGCCTTGGACAAAATTTAGATTTATAGAAAAGTAG